ACCCCTGACCCAGAAACAGATGCAGGCGTGAAAAATCCTGAGTGGTGTGGAGAATGGGAAAACATAGGCCAAACcctgaaggaattttctgatcctGTAGACTGGGATTTTCCATGGGACCACATTCAGAATGCAGCAGAAGTGGGAAAATACCTAAAAGAGAAGTGCCATGACGATTTAAGGAGAGAAGGCTAATTGCAATAAGCTGGGCCCTGGCCTATGCTTATCGCACTTTGTTAGATAGTGTagggcagcagacagaggcaggaggacagggagataaatcagctaTCCAAGTCACTCAAGCTGTAGCCAACAGCCCAGGCTCGAAGCCAGCAGCCAGACCAGACAGTGAGCCTAAGCCAGCATCTCAACCCATGGCTGTTGCTACTAGTACTAGAATTGGgaaatgcacagaaaaactGATCGACcagtggatgatgatgatgatggtggtaCAGGAGAAGGAACCTCAATGCCTCCTGACATAAAATCAGGAGTCAAAGCAGCAGGTGCAAGATCACACGTAAATACTGAGTCTTATTCCCTGAAGGACCCTCGTGGCCTAAGGAAGGATTACACCCGACGACCTGATGAATCCATAATTAGTTGGCTGGTCcgtctctgggatgctgcaggcgaGGCTACAATTCTGGATGGCACTAAAGcaaggcatttgggatccctgtcacaggaTCCTGTCATAGACCAAGGAATGATGAGCGGggctaaccctcacagcctctgggaacgggtCCTAAGAAGTGTAGCACAAAGATACCTGTGCGCAGACAATCTCTATATGCAGCAAACCCAGTGGAAAACCATAAAACAAGGGATTCAATGCTTGAGGGAAATGGCAGTGGCTGAGATTGTCTTCTCAGATGATGGAAACACTGTAAATCCAGACTTGGTACCATGCACATCTGTGATGTGGAGAAAACTTGTATGACTTGGGCCACGAGAATACGCTTCTGCTTTAGCAATAATGAAGCAGGATGATGGTGAGGAGACTGTGCTGGATATGGCAAAGAAGCTCCGAGCATATGCAGACACTGTGAATGGCCTAACACATGCCAGAATCGCAGCGGTGGAAACACGTCTgcaaaaattagaagaaaagaTGGAGGAGGGTCACAAGAAACGGAGGGAGGAGATTAAAGAGGGCTTTCTCCAAATCTCAGCAGTGCAGATCAGAGGTTCTGGTACCCAACACAGACCTTCCCCAGATGGCGAGAGAAGGTAGATCCCAcgagctgagctgtggttctACCTGCATGATTGTGGAGAAGACATGGGGATATGGCATAGAAAACCTACCGCTGCTCCGGCACAACGGGTGTGTGAACTGAAGACTCAGAGAGGAAGTTCCAaaagggaagcagctccagTGGCCAGTAACCGAATAGTCACATCTGATGATAATGACAATATTTTTGATGCCCTTGAAGAAATCTCCAAGACAAATGCCCAGGGAAAGAAGGATAACatggcttagaggggccctgcctctagccaggtagaggctggggagagccgtgttttctggtctgtgtggattcgttggcctggcacatcagaaCCACAAGAGTATAAAGCTTTGATTGACACTGGTGCGCAATGTACATTAATCCCATCGAGACCTGCGGGGACAGAGTCTGTTTCTattgctggtgtgacagggAGATCCCAGGATTTCACTTTGGTGGAAGCTGAGGTTAGCCTGACTGGAAATGAGTGGAAGAAACACTctattgtgactggcccagaggccccatGTATTTTAGGCATAGACTACCTTCGAAGTGGGTATTTCAAAGACCCAAAGGGACTCAGATGGGCATTTGGAATAGCTTCTGTAGAGACAGAGGGTGTCAAGCAGTTGAACAGCTTGCCTGGACTGTCACAAAGCCCATCTGCAGTAGGTCTTCTGAAGGTGGAAGAGCAACGAGTaccaattgccacctcaacagtgcacAGCCGACAATACTGAATGAATCGAGATGCTGTGATCCCCGTCCACAAAATGATCcgtgagctggagagccaaggggtgctcagcaagacccactcacccttcaacagTCCCATTTGGCCTGTGCGTAAATCTGAcagagaatggagattgacaCTGGACTATCGTgcattgaatgaagtgactccacccCTGAGCGCTGCTGTGCCAGACATGCTGGAACTCCAGTATGAGCTGGAGTCGAAGGCAGCAAGGTGGTATGCCACTATAGACattgccaatgcatttttctccattcctctggcagcagaatgcaggcctcagtttgcttttacgTGGAGAGGcgtgcagtacacctggaacaGACTGCCCCAGGCatggaagcacagccccaccatctgccTTGTACTGATCCAgactgcactggaaaagggtgaggctccagaacatctgcaatatattgatgacatcattgtgtgggggaagacagcagcagaggtgttcgagaaaggggagaaaatcaTCCATcgtgacactgcagggcctcgtTTAACCAAGGGGTCATTGTAGCAcggcagggcctcatggaatcaaggggaTCACACTGGGGCTCCATGAGACTACAGGCACTTTCTGACTCTGTGGAACaaaagagaccattgtgacactacaagGCTTGGTGGAACCAGGAACTCATGTAACAGTGAGGAGCCCAATGGAATCAAGGGGCCATTCCGTACTTCAGGACTTCATGGAGCCAAGGTGCCCGTGTGACACTGCAGGacctcatggaatcctggagaccATTATGGCACTTTGAGGCCTTGTTGAGTCtatgggctctgcagggccttgtggaaccaaggaacTCTATGACAGTGCAGAGCATCACAATGAGACCACTCTGGCACTCTGAGTCCCCATGGcaccaaggggccattgtgccAAAGCCATGCTCTGAGGAACCATGGGTCCATTGTGATCCTGGGGAGCCAAATAGAACCAAGGAGCCATTGTGCCATTGTGCTATTCCATGAAAcgaaataaataattttgactGCAAGGcttcatggaagcaaggggccattgtgccACTGCAGAGCCAAGGTGACCATTGTGGTATTGCTGTGCCTTATGGAAACAAAGATCTGTTCCCTTGGCTTCCTGAGGGCCAGCTGTCATCTGCCtgtgaaacactggggctctgtacTTTCCTTCCAATGGAAAATAACTGTCCTCATTTTGCCCAGATGCCCATTGACAAAACTGGGATTTGGCCTCCCAAACTCTGTGTACccaaggattgctcccagacaaatATTCCCAAGGgaaacaggtctggctggccttggcctccttGAGGCTGGCTCTAATCAGCCTTtaaaacactggggctctgccctTTCATTCGTGTGGAGAAGAACTGTCATTCTGGTGCAGGCACCCATGGCTGAAATGGAATTCCACctccaaaactccccaaataTCCAAAGGCTCatttcagacaaaagctgcaaggactgacaggtctggctggccttggcctctggtgagTTCCTCTAATCTGCCTTCAAaaccctggggctctgtgggatccTTCCTGTAGAAAAAAACCGTCCTTCTTGTCCAGGCACCCATGGTCTCAAGCACATGAGCACTGtacagggacagaggagctctgtgctcagtggggtggagactgaggagagcagaggagagccctgggagggactgaagggtggtttcagagatgGTGGATCCTTTTGACATAATAGaaaaaagatagaaaaagaaagaattaataaaaatggcAGCTGGGGAGGTCCAGACTGGACAGCTGTAGAATGAAAtttccctcccagggcagggctctggtCCAACGCCAGAAGGAGTCTGGGTCAGtccaaggctttgtgtgggcagacagaggcaggcaggaggcagagctgtcagcaaaggaaggggccCGCCAGGTGAGGCAGCCAGGGGATGAGTTTTACAACATGGCTTATGAGGTCCAAGACCTGTTCCACATTGCCAAAAGATGGCTACATCCTTGGGGATATTTAGTTGACCAACACCCCTGTCAATCACTGTAACATAAGGTGACCAGGAGAGATTCACATCAGACCTCTGTCATTAGTTTGGTTCCATTGAAGGACAGAAGTTTATTCATTATTGTCTTCATTTTGAAAGTAAGAGCAGTGATACTGGAGTCTTTTGTAGCAGGGGACATGGTATACCATATGGAACATGTGGACCATGGTAAAAgatgttaaataaataaataaaatacattaaatttaaaaatacatttataaataaataaataaaaacattaccAGATGTTCCAGGAGAGCCTCAGCCTCATGATCTGGGAAGAAAACTTATCACCATGAGTCAGCAGAGTGGCTCTCCAGATGGCTTTGCAGAATGGCTGGTATTTCTGCCTAGTGTTACAGGGTTAATATTGGGGTGCAAGGAAGCAGCATTTTGAATTTCACTTGGCTTAATATGGAATATTAGAGGAAGAaccaaagaaggaaaaggagggatCAAGGTGGTTTGGAGAGAAATAGACataggaaaataaaggaataataCAGCAAGTGGAGTCAGTCATGCTGACAGATGCTGACAAATGCTGATCAGTGGGCTTGTAAGGCCCTGCCTTGCACCTGGTCCCTGCACTGTTCCATAGTACCCTGTTTCCTCACTGGACTCAATGTGTATTTTCtgactgctctgcagagccactgGGATCTGGTGAAGTCAGATGAGAAACCTTTTTGCACACTTGTCTGTGTGTATGAACATGTCTGTATGAGGTAGCTGAAAAGTTGAGTGTCCAAAGGCCAGATAAGCGGTGATCCATATGGTGTTTATAAAGGTACCCTTTATCATGGTATACCATGATAACTTATCCTTTAGGGCTCAGTAATCTAAAGATTTATAGAATGTCTTATGGATACGCATTAGTTACCCTTAATGACCCCTTTTAtcctccaaaaataaaaattacatgaGGTTAGTTATAATTTCGCGCATGAATTTCTTAAAAACGAAGCACCATAAGACTGCAGGACAAAGTCACTTTCCAGTTGTCCTCTTCAGTTATGTTTCAAGCCTCCAGAACAATAGTTGTATTGAAAAACACATGTATTCTAAATTCCCCTTCCTGGAGTGCTATGGTCAAGAATTCCAATGCCTAAAATGATTCCTAATTATTTTTACCTTTGTATTAGATATTACACACAAAGAAGGACAGTCTTCTATTCAGAAAGGTCAGTTTCATGACAAAGAAAACCACCAAAGGATAGTATACGGACTTATGATCCtatatattcagaaaaaaaggatgAGAATTTATGTTTTGGTGTTCTGTAGCCATCCATATGGACAACATTCCAATCTGCTAAGGTATGTGGCCAAAATGTAAAGGGGCACCTGTTCCCAGAGcatgcagggacagaggcgcagggcagggacactgtagcagagcctgggctgcacagggcacagggatgggcagcagctgcaagacagccctgccagagccaacttgggcagcactttggccatggctgctggccccgggtctgaggcaggagcaggagacaagtgacccttgcagggctggggcctcattgcctccttgtccctgctcagcagcctggcagggggccaccccatgctcctgcccttgccattgcacatccccacatgccagtgcccatcccagaaagagccctgagcaaggagggagggacaggatctgcctggccaggggctggcgctcaggccttggccctttgcattcctcaagcacatccaggtgtgctcagcaccagagacacctttgccttgtttgtccccagctgtcatcactgcctccagcaTTCTGCTCAgactggaacctggggacactttctcaaTCAGGTCTCTCAGTGAGACtcattaaaacttcaagaaacttcagagtttcaatttaattttgagttcttgagaagttttaTGAACACCCTCTTAGGCactgagtctgatgtaaacaacaccaAATCCCCtagaggctcattaaagtccttgtgctgtgtctgtgctgctgagctttaaaggaacagctcttcccagggccagctcctctcccagcccagctgagggctctgcctgtaggcactgaggggacaggagccagaCAGAGACAGGCTGAAGGCAATCAGGATTAGGAGGACATTGAGCTGAGACTTCACTTGGGGAAACATCTCCACAATCCTCTACGTGGTGAGTTCTctgtggcagaggaggaggagaaagatgTGCTGCAGAGCGGGGCTGCCAGGGGCACCGTCAGAGGGACTGGGCAGGATGGCTACTGCTACCAGGGACGGCTGCAGGGAGtaaagctggggctgcagccagggctgctctgagatGCAGCTCATGCCCAGCTCATTTCTGAGGGGACTTTTCATGAACTCATTTAGGGCAGGAGTTTCCTGCTTGGGTCTCTGCTTTCCGGAATCTGTGCTCCCATTTTTGCCTAGCTCAGTTTGGGGGCAATAGAAactcagctgtgcagggcacagcaggggctgagACTCCTAAACCATCACAGTGAGGATTCCTGGGAACCTCAGCAAGTGTCTGCACCTGCCCAGCCTCCAGATCCATGCAGCATCACCTTTCCAtagtgcccaggctgggggagtGTTCTTtcatccctgcagggctgagcagctacagggcagggctggcccaggggctgggctgggctctggcagctctggaagggaaggagcccggggccacaggagcagctggggctgggacagctctagcagcagagccgtgggcagggagggagggagacagTGCTGAGGgaagccctgctgcagggcagatgTGGCATCTGCCGGGCCTGCCCTTCAGGGCAgacactgccctgagcagcacagctcttgtGTCCCCtcgcagccagcacagccctcagcctgGGGACTTGAGGCTCTCAGTCCCTCCTGGGccggcagagcagccccagagatgAAGGGCATCTCTGCGGGCatgtgcccattccctgctgaCCAGGGCCTGATGGccactgtcctgccctgctgctgcctggcaggggctgggcaggactgggcagggaaaggcttttcctcaggccctgctctctctctctccttgccttgcccaggtgctgctggcattgctgagggGCTCTCTGCAATggcagttccagctgcagggccaggcccagcccctgggctcctcctgtgcaggctgagcacagccatggggtgtcccagctccctgtgcctctgggAGGCTGGCAATGAGCCCACTCTCCTGACTCTGGGAAAGACAGGAGCCACTTTGTGTgccagggatccctctgctctcagcagtgtcTCCTGGCTGTCCAGGGTAACACAGGAGTTGATCTCAGAAAGGTGCAAGTGCAGGGCAGCtggaacaggagagagggacagagcagctcccctcaTTCTGCACTAAGCCTCAGACaatcctcctgcctctctggaCTCTGTTCTTCCACAGTGCAGCAGAATCTCGCGTTCTGCCTCCTGCATTCTCCGTCCCATcacccaggcagctcctctgccataGGAGAATATTCTTTATCCAAGTCCTAACACTAGGACTGGCCTCTGCCCTCACTGTTCCCCTGCACTGACTGGGGGTCAAGGCTGATTCCCAGGTGTCCTGCAGGTCAAGATCCAGCTCCTCACACAACATGGGCCAGCAGCAATCAGTGCTCCAGCAACAAAGGTGAAGGAAGATCTCCTAGATATAGACCGGGGGAGGTGTTTAGTGGCAGGAAAGGGTCTATGAGAAACAGctttgattttctgtgagaaatctCCCCTCAATTACCACTTGAATTCCTTCTTCAAAAGGTTCCAATGTCTGGagacagcaaatgtccaacagcagctccatcaggcacttcctcctgctggcattggcagacacgcggcagctgcagctcctgcacttctgcctcttgctgggcatctccctggctgccctcctgggcaacggcctcatcatcagcgccgtagcctgcggtGACCACCTGCACatgcccatgttcttcttcctgctcaacctggccctcagtgacctgggctccatctgcaccactgtccccaaagccatgcacaattccctctgggacaccagcacCATCTCCTatgctggatgtgctgctcaggttttcttcttccttttttttatgtCAGCAGAGTTttccctcctgaccatcatgtgctatgaccgctacgcgtccatctgcaaacccctgcactacgggaccctcctgggcagcagagcttgtgcctgcatggcagcagctgcctgggccagtgcctttctcaatgctctgctgcacacagccaatacattttccttgcccctgtgccatggcaatgccctgggccagttcttctgtgaggTGCCCCAGATCCTCAAActctcctgctcacactccACCTTCAGAAAAATTTGGATTTCCTTGGTTGCTGTCTGTTTAGCTTCTGGCTGTTttttgttcattgttttctcttatgtgcagatcttcagggctgtgctgagtatcccctctgagcagggacggcacaaagtcttttccacctgcctccctcacttGGTTGTGGTCTCCCTCTTTGTCACCACCGGCACATTTTcctacctgaagcccccctccatctcttccccatccctggatctggccctgtcagttctgtactcggtggtgcctccagc
The nucleotide sequence above comes from Ammospiza caudacuta isolate bAmmCau1 chromosome 11, bAmmCau1.pri, whole genome shotgun sequence. Encoded proteins:
- the LOC131562639 gene encoding olfactory receptor 14C36-like gives rise to the protein MSNSSSIRHFLLLALADTRQLQLLHFCLLLGISLAALLGNGLIISAVACGDHLHMPMFFFLLNLALSDLGSICTTVPKAMHNSLWDTSTISYAGCAAQVFFFLFFMSAEFSLLTIMCYDRYASICKPLHYGTLLGSRACACMAAAAWASAFLNALLHTANTFSLPLCHGNALGQFFCEVPQILKLSCSHSTFRKIWISLVAVCLASGCFLFIVFSYVQIFRAVLSIPSEQGRHKVFSTCLPHLVVVSLFVTTGTFSYLKPPSISSPSLDLALSVLYSVVPPALHPLIYSLRNQDLRAAVWTLLRWFKKH